A single Verrucomicrobiota bacterium DNA region contains:
- a CDS encoding metallophosphoesterase gives MAAPLKILVASDIHFAGPQERQRTGYESAVIKNWLIKTAARLQRRFIWLSNPLLHHGMLQRLVDAAGQPDFAIVNGDYSCDSAFIGVADDAVRESTRMCLDTLRARFAPNFAATIGDHELGKFSLFGGCGGLRLESYRRAVTELGLQPFWRVERGRFVLLGVTSTLVGLPVLESEALASERAEWWRLRKEHLAEIVAAFAALKPEQRVLLFCHDPSALPFLMELDAVRTKMSRVAHTLIGHLHTNQVLKLSRLLGGMPPIRFLGNTARRMSTALAEARKWKPFNVVLCPSLTGIELLKDGGFLTLEFSPDNADPVAIKFHPLPW, from the coding sequence ATGGCTGCACCGCTTAAAATTTTGGTGGCCAGCGATATTCATTTCGCTGGTCCGCAAGAACGCCAACGGACGGGGTATGAATCCGCCGTTATAAAAAATTGGCTGATCAAAACCGCCGCCCGGTTGCAACGGCGTTTCATCTGGCTCTCCAATCCGCTGCTGCATCACGGTATGTTGCAGCGGTTAGTGGACGCCGCCGGTCAGCCGGATTTCGCCATTGTGAACGGGGATTACTCCTGTGACAGCGCGTTCATCGGCGTGGCGGATGACGCGGTGCGTGAGAGTACTCGGATGTGCCTCGACACGTTGCGGGCGCGCTTTGCGCCGAATTTTGCGGCCACGATTGGCGATCATGAGTTGGGGAAGTTCAGCCTGTTCGGTGGCTGCGGCGGATTGCGCCTGGAGAGTTACCGGCGCGCGGTGACAGAACTGGGGCTACAACCGTTTTGGCGCGTCGAACGCGGCCGTTTTGTGTTGCTGGGGGTGACCTCGACGCTGGTCGGGTTGCCCGTTCTGGAAAGTGAGGCGCTGGCGTCCGAGCGCGCGGAATGGTGGCGGCTTCGGAAGGAACACCTTGCAGAGATCGTGGCAGCGTTTGCGGCGCTGAAGCCTGAACAGCGGGTGCTGCTATTCTGCCATGACCCTTCCGCGCTGCCATTTTTGATGGAGTTGGACGCCGTGCGCACCAAAATGTCCCGCGTAGCACACACCCTCATCGGCCATCTGCATACCAATCAAGTGTTGAAGCTCAGCCGTTTGCTCGGTGGAATGCCGCCCATCCGCTTTCTGGGCAATACTGCCCGCCGGATGAGCACCGCCCTGGCTGAGGCGCGGAAATGGAAGCCGTTTAACGTCGTCCTCTGCCCCTCACTGACCGGCATCGAACTGCTGAAAGACGGCGGTTTTTTGACGCTGGAGTTTTCCCCGGATAACGCGGATCCCGTGGCGATCAAGTTCCATCCGCTCCCTTGGTAG
- a CDS encoding cytosine permease, which yields MNNPSTQSQLPSYIVNATPNPVANRAPWFKNTAPTYAGIFLWFVFWQGAAEGPGAGTLSQGIGWALISLVIAALVCHFLFYLIPGLLGQKTGLPLYIVGTSTFGASGGFIMPGFLMGLLQFGWLGVNIYFSALALADVIPVKAEILMVVWGILAAFVGLKGIQYVAKVATFLPLIPLAILAMLLAKTIGSVGSFNPAMLAPVDAAATAVGAKSAALSHFGVLALVLTAVVGFFATAGAAGVDFGTNSRDSKDVQMGGIVGIALAILLTAGAAMLIVAGVYGNAALAAKAVTAKAGLNAFSMIPVVLGDDMSKWLKFALAIAAFPPACFSSFIAANCFKTTLPKVNPFISVGIGAAVSIVLAVTALAGKAIIVFQIIGASFGPICGAMMVDYLINGKRWTGPRAGFNPAGWIAWAAGFVVGLLPIIKVYDVPAAPVAAFIVGAVVYFACATAGMQSPVLPLAAADKQQK from the coding sequence ATGAACAATCCGAGTACACAATCGCAATTGCCATCATACATCGTCAACGCGACGCCCAACCCTGTGGCGAACCGCGCACCTTGGTTTAAAAACACCGCCCCGACCTACGCGGGCATCTTCCTCTGGTTCGTGTTCTGGCAGGGGGCCGCAGAAGGCCCCGGGGCTGGCACCCTATCCCAAGGAATTGGCTGGGCGCTGATCAGCCTCGTAATCGCCGCCTTGGTCTGTCATTTCCTATTTTATCTTATTCCCGGCCTATTGGGACAGAAAACCGGTTTACCGTTGTACATCGTGGGCACCTCCACCTTCGGTGCTTCCGGTGGTTTTATCATGCCGGGCTTCCTGATGGGCCTGCTGCAATTTGGCTGGCTGGGCGTGAATATCTATTTTTCGGCGCTCGCTTTGGCCGATGTCATCCCCGTCAAAGCTGAAATTCTCATGGTGGTCTGGGGTATCCTAGCCGCCTTCGTGGGCTTGAAGGGTATTCAGTACGTGGCCAAGGTCGCCACCTTCCTGCCGCTGATTCCGCTAGCCATCCTGGCCATGCTCCTCGCCAAGACCATTGGCAGTGTTGGCAGCTTCAATCCGGCGATGCTCGCTCCAGTTGACGCTGCCGCCACCGCCGTGGGTGCCAAGAGCGCAGCGTTGAGTCACTTTGGTGTGCTGGCGTTGGTATTAACCGCCGTGGTGGGCTTCTTCGCCACAGCAGGTGCCGCTGGCGTGGATTTCGGCACCAACAGCCGCGATAGCAAGGATGTCCAAATGGGCGGTATCGTCGGTATCGCGCTGGCCATTCTGCTCACCGCAGGTGCGGCGATGTTGATTGTCGCGGGTGTCTATGGGAATGCAGCCCTGGCCGCCAAGGCCGTTACGGCCAAAGCGGGATTGAACGCATTTAGCATGATTCCGGTGGTGTTGGGCGACGATATGTCCAAGTGGTTGAAGTTTGCCCTGGCGATTGCCGCCTTCCCGCCGGCTTGCTTCTCCTCCTTCATTGCCGCCAATTGTTTCAAGACCACGCTGCCCAAGGTGAATCCCTTCATCTCGGTGGGTATCGGCGCGGCGGTCAGCATCGTGCTGGCGGTGACCGCCCTGGCCGGCAAAGCGATCATCGTTTTCCAGATCATCGGCGCGTCCTTCGGCCCGATCTGCGGCGCGATGATGGTGGATTATTTGATCAACGGCAAACGCTGGACTGGCCCGCGCGCGGGCTTTAACCCGGCGGGTTGGATCGCTTGGGCGGCTGGTTTTGTGGTCGGCTTGTTGCCCATCATCAAAGTGTATGATGTCCCGGCTGCCCCGGTAGCCGCCTTCATAGTCGGTGCGGTGGTTTATTTCGCCTGCGCCACGGCTGGTATGCAATCACCGGTGTTGCCACTGGCCGCCGCTGATAAGCAGCAAAAGTAA
- a CDS encoding ApaG domain: MNSSGDFLEPPGLWVSVDRVIYDRSLPAPADRPHSFVYFITIHNDTDQPITIKGRKWVVVNDRNEILALEGDGVVGKFPTIAPGDVFSYNSRHVLDKNHAVAEGSYIGLDAHGHKVLVRIPKFKMVVPD, translated from the coding sequence ATGAACAGTTCAGGTGACTTTTTAGAGCCCCCCGGCTTATGGGTATCGGTGGACCGGGTGATCTATGACCGAAGCTTGCCGGCCCCAGCGGACCGCCCGCACAGTTTTGTGTATTTCATCACCATCCATAATGACACCGACCAACCTATCACCATCAAGGGGCGCAAATGGGTGGTTGTGAATGATCGCAATGAAATCCTGGCGTTGGAAGGAGATGGCGTGGTGGGCAAGTTTCCCACGATCGCCCCGGGCGATGTCTTCAGCTATAACAGCCGACATGTGCTGGACAAAAACCATGCCGTCGCAGAAGGCAGCTACATTGGCTTGGACGCTCACGGGCACAAGGTTCTGGTCCGGATTCCCAAGTTCAAAATGGTCGTGCCGGATTGA
- a CDS encoding inositol monophosphatase family protein, which yields MKLIEQKRALSAAVAAARAAGKLMRQNLRAPKKINEIMQHDIKLELDVRCQALIERRLRTAFPKIALLGEEGVAGDPAAAQRWVVDPIDGTVNFAYGIPHACVSIALQERVSGSSASRESKQYDGFESQVAVIYEPFTDELWTAIRGQSAWLNGRRIHVSDRADLREAILTLGFSKSKKVLREMLPQIERLVNRVRKIRIMGAAALCLTYVASGRMDVYYERNIRLWDIAAGALIIECAGGEFLCQAGRPDHFYDIVASNGILGKKALRVINQKG from the coding sequence ATGAAATTAATCGAACAAAAACGGGCTTTGAGCGCGGCGGTGGCGGCCGCGCGGGCGGCGGGTAAATTGATGCGTCAAAACCTGCGCGCCCCCAAGAAAATCAACGAAATCATGCAGCACGACATCAAGCTGGAATTGGATGTGCGCTGCCAGGCTTTGATTGAGCGCCGGCTGCGAACGGCTTTTCCCAAAATCGCCTTGCTGGGTGAGGAGGGGGTTGCCGGTGACCCCGCCGCCGCGCAACGCTGGGTAGTGGACCCGATTGACGGCACGGTTAATTTTGCCTATGGCATTCCCCATGCGTGCGTCTCCATTGCCCTTCAGGAAAGAGTTTCCGGGAGTTCGGCGTCGCGCGAAAGCAAGCAGTACGACGGGTTTGAATCCCAAGTGGCCGTAATCTACGAGCCGTTCACCGATGAACTGTGGACGGCCATCCGGGGGCAATCAGCCTGGTTGAACGGTCGCCGTATCCACGTCAGTGACCGCGCTGATTTGCGCGAGGCCATTCTCACGCTGGGGTTTTCCAAAAGTAAAAAAGTGCTCCGGGAAATGTTGCCGCAAATTGAGCGGCTGGTGAATCGGGTGCGGAAAATCCGCATTATGGGTGCCGCAGCATTGTGCCTCACCTACGTGGCCTCGGGCCGCATGGACGTGTATTATGAACGCAATATCCGGCTATGGGATATCGCGGCCGGGGCCTTGATTATTGAATGTGCCGGCGGGGAATTTTTGTGCCAGGCGGGACGGCCAGACCATTTTTATGATATCGTTGCCAGCAACGGCATACTGGGCAAGAAGGCGTTGCGGGTGATTAACCAGAAGGGATAG